In Acidovorax sp. GBBC 1281, a single window of DNA contains:
- a CDS encoding YbaB/EbfC family nucleoid-associated protein: MFNKGQLAGLMKQAQAMQDNLKKAQDELGNIEVEGESGAGLVKVLMTCKHDVKRVTIDPSLLADDKDMLEDLVAAAFNAAVRKAEETSQEKMGKLTAGMPGLPPGMKFPF; encoded by the coding sequence ATGTTCAACAAGGGACAACTCGCCGGCCTCATGAAGCAGGCCCAGGCCATGCAGGACAACCTGAAGAAGGCCCAGGACGAACTCGGCAACATCGAAGTGGAAGGCGAATCCGGCGCGGGCCTGGTGAAGGTGCTCATGACCTGCAAGCACGACGTCAAGCGCGTGACCATCGACCCCAGCCTGTTGGCCGATGACAAGGACATGCTCGAAGACCTGGTGGCCGCCGCCTTCAATGCGGCCGTGCGCAAGGCCGAAGAAACCTCGCAGGAAAAGATGGGCAAGCTGACCGCTGGCATGCCGGGACTGCCTCCCGGAATGAAATTCCCTTTCTGA
- the recR gene encoding recombination mediator RecR has translation MSDTNSLDALVQALRRLPGVGVKSAQRMAFHLLQHDREGAEVLSRALHEATVSVYHCERCHTFTEAAVCDTCLDPERDASRLAVVETPADQAALERTAAFRGLYFVLMGRLSPLDGVGPKDIGLQKLMERATDGVVQEVILATNFTAEGEATAYVISEALKSRGLHVTRLARGVPVGSELEYVDLGTIAHALVDRR, from the coding sequence ATGTCCGACACCAATTCCCTCGATGCCCTGGTCCAGGCGCTGCGCCGTCTGCCGGGCGTGGGCGTGAAGTCGGCGCAGCGCATGGCCTTCCATCTGCTGCAGCACGACCGCGAAGGCGCCGAGGTGCTGTCGCGGGCGCTCCATGAGGCGACGGTGTCGGTGTACCACTGCGAACGCTGCCACACCTTCACCGAGGCCGCGGTGTGTGACACCTGCCTGGACCCGGAACGCGATGCCAGCCGGCTGGCCGTGGTGGAAACGCCGGCCGACCAGGCCGCGCTGGAGCGCACGGCGGCGTTTCGCGGGCTGTATTTCGTGCTCATGGGGCGGCTGTCGCCACTGGACGGGGTGGGGCCGAAGGACATCGGGCTGCAAAAGCTCATGGAGCGGGCCACCGATGGCGTGGTGCAGGAGGTGATCCTGGCCACCAATTTCACGGCCGAGGGCGAGGCCACGGCCTATGTCATCAGCGAGGCACTCAAGAGCCGGGGGCTGCACGTCACCCGGCTGGCCCGCGGCGTTCCGGTGGGCAGCGAACTGGAATACGTGGACCTGGGCACCATCGCGCATGCGCTGGTCGATCGCCGCTGA
- a CDS encoding MAPEG family protein: MNSLHVAHFTVAYWCVLLMALLPMVCALIAKRGSFQVSDNRDPRGWASRQTDWRARALAAQSNTFEALPFFIGAVVIAHQLGAGQTLLDILAFLFVMLRVFYVMMYVSDLPTARSAVWLGALVVNIAILFIGYR; the protein is encoded by the coding sequence ATGAACTCCCTGCATGTCGCGCATTTCACCGTCGCCTACTGGTGCGTGCTCCTGATGGCGCTGCTGCCCATGGTATGCGCCCTGATCGCCAAGCGCGGCAGCTTCCAGGTGTCCGACAACCGCGATCCGCGAGGGTGGGCCTCCCGGCAGACCGACTGGCGCGCCCGCGCGCTGGCGGCGCAGTCCAACACCTTCGAGGCGCTGCCGTTCTTCATCGGTGCGGTGGTGATCGCGCACCAGTTGGGGGCCGGGCAGACGCTGCTGGATATCCTGGCGTTCCTCTTCGTGATGCTGCGCGTCTTCTACGTGATGATGTACGTGTCCGACCTGCCCACCGCCCGCAGCGCCGTGTGGCTGGGGGCGCTGGTGGTCAACATCGCCATTCTCTTCATCGGCTACCGCTGA
- a CDS encoding ABC transporter substrate-binding protein, producing the protein MDFPRIRRRHFGTLSALSMAGWAGADALAVPSPFTAGTGPLRVAVGGSGLLYHLPLTIAQELGFFRAEGLHVVVQDYPGGALALQALQDGEADVCSGAYDHVLRQQLLGRSYCTIVLQGRAPQLALAASARAWPVKSVSRFKGMRVGVSALGSSTHHVAQLMLSRDGAPLDEVSFVGVGSALGAVAALRQGRVHALCHADPIVSALEQRAEVRVLCDTRSLKGSQELFGGTMPAASLYAPQSFVQKQPARSQALANAMVHALKWLQTASPADLVRAVPSGYLLGERGAYLAAFHKVRDTFSPDGLMPDDGPANAARVVARLRSELAPLKIDLGRTFTNEFARKAKQKFNA; encoded by the coding sequence ATGGATTTTCCTCGCATCCGCCGCCGCCACTTCGGTACCTTGTCCGCCCTCTCGATGGCGGGCTGGGCGGGAGCGGATGCCTTGGCGGTGCCGTCGCCGTTCACGGCCGGGACCGGTCCGCTGCGGGTGGCGGTCGGGGGCTCGGGGCTGCTGTATCACCTGCCGCTGACCATCGCCCAGGAGCTGGGTTTCTTCCGGGCCGAGGGGCTTCACGTGGTGGTTCAGGACTACCCGGGCGGCGCCCTGGCCCTGCAGGCACTGCAGGACGGCGAGGCCGATGTGTGCTCGGGCGCCTACGACCACGTGCTGCGCCAGCAACTGCTGGGCCGCAGCTATTGCACCATCGTGCTGCAGGGGCGGGCGCCGCAGCTGGCCCTGGCAGCATCGGCGCGGGCCTGGCCCGTCAAGAGCGTGAGCCGCTTCAAGGGCATGCGCGTGGGCGTGTCGGCCCTGGGGTCTTCCACCCACCATGTGGCGCAACTGATGCTGTCGCGGGACGGCGCGCCGCTGGACGAGGTGTCCTTCGTCGGCGTGGGCTCCGCCCTGGGGGCGGTGGCCGCGCTGCGACAGGGGCGGGTGCATGCGCTGTGCCATGCCGATCCGATCGTCAGCGCACTGGAGCAGCGCGCCGAGGTGCGGGTGCTGTGCGACACGCGCTCGCTCAAAGGGTCGCAGGAGCTGTTCGGCGGCACCATGCCGGCCGCCAGCCTCTATGCGCCGCAGTCGTTCGTGCAAAAGCAGCCGGCCCGCTCGCAGGCCCTGGCCAACGCCATGGTCCATGCCCTCAAATGGCTGCAGACGGCCAGCCCGGCCGACCTGGTGCGCGCCGTGCCGTCCGGCTACCTGCTGGGCGAGCGGGGCGCCTACCTGGCGGCATTCCATAAGGTGCGCGACACCTTCTCGCCCGACGGCCTCATGCCTGATGACGGCCCGGCCAATGCGGCACGGGTGGTGGCCCGCCTGCGATCCGAACTGGCGCCGCTCAAGATCGATCTCGGGCGCACGTTCACGAACGAATTCGCGCGCAAGGCCAAGCAGAAGTTCAATGCGTGA
- a CDS encoding DUF3096 domain-containing protein, protein MSLNLSIGPLVSLIAGILILVMPRLLNYIVALYLIVMGVLGLVGMHNLRL, encoded by the coding sequence ATGTCGCTGAACCTCAGTATCGGCCCCCTCGTTTCCCTGATCGCAGGCATCCTGATCCTGGTCATGCCCCGCCTGCTGAATTACATCGTGGCCCTGTACCTCATCGTGATGGGCGTGCTGGGACTCGTCGGCATGCACAACCTGCGCCTCTGA
- a CDS encoding transglycosylase SLT domain-containing protein: MKILHILGLASVVWLTGCATQGTSPGSAANKDGSAPATTDTSSSSSHTPLIPSGPLQPISAVQASNGEVASLYAPSDLWDRIRRGFAMPDLDQDLVRDREQWYATRPDYMQRMTERSSKYLFHIVEELELRGMPTELALLPYIESAFNPQAVSSAKAAGMWQFMPATGSDYQLKQNAFRDDRRDVLASTRAALDYLQRLYGMFGDWHLALAAYNWGEGSVSRAIARNQKLGLGTSYTELTMPAETRMYVPKLQAVKNIVANPQAFRTELPLIENHPYFQTVDITHDIDVSLVASLAGVREEDFRALNPSLHRPVILAAGMPQILLPWDNAKVFLKNLEAHREGQYASWTVWSVPTTMTVATAAQRVGMSENDLRSVNRIPPRMMIKAGSALMVPRATTTRQDVSSQVADNGQVAFTPEIVTRRTTVRAGKRDSVASIANRYKVSAANVAEWNDVKANAAFKAGQQVVMYLPVKLATTSSARPAIKQTSTRGAKAPAAPTRKGETPSRKKR, encoded by the coding sequence ATGAAAATTTTGCACATCCTGGGCCTGGCAAGCGTGGTCTGGCTCACCGGCTGCGCCACGCAAGGCACGTCGCCCGGAAGCGCCGCGAACAAGGACGGTTCTGCGCCGGCTACCACCGACACCTCGTCTTCTTCTTCCCACACCCCCCTGATTCCCTCCGGGCCGCTGCAGCCCATCTCGGCGGTACAGGCCAGCAACGGCGAGGTGGCATCGCTCTACGCGCCCTCCGACCTGTGGGACCGCATCCGCCGCGGTTTCGCCATGCCCGACCTGGACCAGGACCTCGTGCGCGACCGCGAGCAGTGGTACGCCACGCGCCCCGACTACATGCAGCGCATGACCGAGCGCTCGAGCAAATACCTGTTCCACATCGTCGAAGAGCTCGAGCTGCGGGGCATGCCCACCGAACTGGCCCTGCTGCCCTACATCGAGAGCGCCTTCAATCCGCAGGCCGTCTCCAGCGCCAAGGCCGCCGGCATGTGGCAGTTCATGCCGGCCACCGGCAGCGACTACCAGCTCAAGCAGAACGCCTTCCGCGACGACCGCCGCGACGTGCTGGCCTCCACGCGCGCCGCGCTCGATTACCTGCAGCGCCTGTACGGCATGTTCGGCGACTGGCACCTGGCATTGGCCGCCTACAACTGGGGCGAAGGCAGCGTGAGCCGGGCCATCGCACGCAACCAGAAGCTGGGCCTGGGCACCAGCTACACCGAACTCACCATGCCGGCCGAAACCCGCATGTACGTGCCCAAGCTGCAGGCGGTGAAGAACATCGTCGCCAACCCGCAGGCGTTTCGCACCGAACTGCCGCTGATCGAAAACCACCCCTACTTCCAGACGGTGGACATCACGCACGACATCGATGTCTCGCTGGTGGCCAGCCTGGCCGGGGTGCGCGAAGAGGACTTCCGCGCGCTCAACCCCTCGCTGCACCGCCCCGTGATCCTGGCCGCGGGCATGCCGCAGATCCTGCTGCCCTGGGACAACGCCAAGGTGTTCCTCAAGAACCTGGAAGCCCACCGCGAAGGCCAATACGCCAGCTGGACGGTCTGGAGCGTGCCCACCACCATGACGGTGGCAACCGCCGCCCAACGCGTCGGCATGAGCGAGAACGACCTGCGCAGCGTGAACCGAATTCCGCCACGCATGATGATCAAGGCGGGCTCGGCCCTGATGGTGCCCCGCGCCACCACCACGCGCCAGGACGTGTCCAGCCAGGTGGCTGATAACGGGCAGGTCGCTTTCACGCCGGAAATCGTCACGCGCCGCACCACGGTGCGCGCCGGCAAGCGCGACTCGGTCGCCAGCATCGCCAACCGCTACAAGGTGAGCGCCGCCAATGTGGCCGAATGGAACGACGTCAAGGCCAACGCCGCCTTCAAGGCTGGCCAGCAGGTCGTGATGTACCTGCCGGTGAAGCTGGCCACCACCTCGTCCGCGCGCCCAGCCATCAAGCAGACCTCCACGCGCGGCGCCAAGGCCCCTGCGGCTCCCACCCGCAAGGGTGAAACGCCCTCGCGCAAGAAGCGCTGA
- the gloB gene encoding hydroxyacylglutathione hydrolase gives MNLLPLPAFTDNYIWMLHDAQAAVVVDPGEAGPVLQALQTLDLPLQAILVTHHHADHVGGVPALREATGARVFGPAHETVPEPITRLVQGDTAEVLGLRFQVFDVPGHTAGHIAYYAPDVHGTPVLFCGDTLFSGGCGRLFEGTPAQMQASLDTLAALPGDTRVCCAHEYTLSNLKFARAVEPGNGALRQYTRDCEALRQQGRPTLPSRLATERDINPFLRTRQPTVAQAARAFDAQVDPQDAVAVLAALRQWKNEFQ, from the coding sequence ATGAACTTGCTGCCGCTGCCCGCCTTTACCGACAACTACATCTGGATGCTGCACGACGCGCAGGCTGCGGTCGTGGTCGATCCGGGAGAAGCGGGCCCGGTGTTGCAGGCATTGCAAACCCTGGACCTGCCATTGCAGGCGATTCTAGTCACGCACCACCATGCCGATCATGTCGGCGGCGTGCCGGCGCTGCGCGAGGCCACCGGCGCCCGCGTCTTCGGCCCCGCGCACGAAACCGTGCCCGAACCCATCACCCGCCTGGTGCAGGGCGACACGGCCGAGGTGCTGGGCCTGCGCTTTCAGGTCTTCGACGTGCCCGGCCACACCGCAGGGCACATCGCCTACTACGCCCCTGATGTGCACGGCACCCCCGTGCTGTTCTGCGGGGACACCCTCTTTTCCGGCGGCTGCGGCCGGCTTTTCGAAGGCACGCCCGCGCAGATGCAGGCGTCGCTCGACACCCTGGCCGCGCTGCCGGGCGACACCCGTGTGTGCTGTGCACACGAGTACACGCTGTCCAACCTGAAGTTCGCCCGGGCGGTGGAGCCCGGCAACGGGGCGTTGCGACAATACACCCGCGACTGCGAGGCGCTGCGGCAGCAGGGCCGGCCCACGCTGCCCTCGCGCCTGGCCACCGAGCGCGACATCAACCCTTTCCTGCGCACGCGGCAACCCACGGTGGCCCAGGCCGCCCGGGCCTTCGATGCGCAGGTCGATCCCCAAGATGCAGTGGCCGTTCTCGCGGCGCTGCGCCAATGGAAAAACGAGTTTCAATGA
- a CDS encoding class I SAM-dependent methyltransferase has translation MSDEIIGLHHWFDSSPGRYLLAWEQERYDELVADIFGYHALQLGMPGLQGLRANRMPHRWLALGAEETLLWTDEAAGWHAAGALGGGDPGEPALLADPVALPFSENSLDLVLLPHALELSIDPHAALREVQRVLVPEGRVVISGLNPVSLWGLCQRRARLYQRLGAGGQLYLPDVGEFIGHWRLRDWLRLLNFEVESVSFGCYRPAVRSAPWLERFDWMDGLGARWWPILGAAYVVVAVKRVHGVRLLGAPWRRAPKGTAAPVPVANRGTVRDGGPAFHVDGRE, from the coding sequence ATGAGCGATGAAATTATAGGTTTGCACCACTGGTTCGACTCTTCCCCCGGCCGATACCTGCTGGCGTGGGAGCAGGAACGCTATGACGAGCTGGTGGCCGACATCTTCGGCTACCACGCCCTGCAGCTCGGAATGCCGGGTTTGCAGGGGCTGCGCGCCAACCGCATGCCCCACCGCTGGCTGGCGTTGGGCGCCGAAGAAACCCTGCTGTGGACCGACGAGGCGGCCGGCTGGCACGCGGCCGGGGCTCTGGGGGGCGGAGACCCTGGAGAGCCCGCCCTGCTGGCCGATCCGGTGGCCCTGCCTTTCTCGGAGAACAGCCTCGATCTGGTGCTGCTGCCGCATGCGCTGGAACTCAGCATCGACCCCCATGCCGCGCTGCGCGAGGTGCAGCGCGTGCTGGTGCCCGAGGGGCGGGTGGTCATCAGCGGGCTGAACCCCGTGAGCCTGTGGGGCCTGTGCCAGCGCCGGGCGCGGCTGTACCAGCGCCTGGGTGCGGGCGGGCAGCTGTACCTGCCCGACGTGGGCGAGTTCATCGGCCACTGGCGGCTGCGCGACTGGCTGCGGCTGCTCAATTTCGAGGTCGAGTCGGTCAGCTTCGGCTGCTACCGGCCGGCGGTGCGCAGCGCGCCCTGGCTGGAGCGTTTCGACTGGATGGACGGACTGGGGGCCCGCTGGTGGCCGATACTCGGGGCCGCCTATGTGGTGGTGGCGGTCAAGCGCGTGCACGGCGTGCGGCTGCTGGGCGCGCCCTGGCGCCGAGCGCCCAAGGGCACTGCGGCGCCGGTGCCGGTGGCCAATCGCGGCACGGTCCGCGATGGCGGGCCGGCCTTTCATGTGGATGGACGGGAGTAA
- the rnhA gene encoding ribonuclease HI, translated as MNQVVIYTDGACKGNPGPGGWGVVLRSGALEKELFGGELGTTNNRMELLAVIEALGALKRPCEVTLFLDSQYVRKGITEWIQGWKKKGWRTAAGQPVKNVELWKRLDDLVAQGGHVVDWRWVKGHAGDPGNERADALANKGVDKALGRG; from the coding sequence TTGAATCAGGTTGTGATCTATACCGACGGGGCTTGCAAAGGCAATCCGGGCCCTGGCGGCTGGGGGGTGGTGCTGCGTTCGGGCGCGCTGGAAAAGGAATTGTTCGGCGGGGAGCTGGGCACGACGAACAACCGCATGGAGCTGCTCGCGGTGATCGAGGCCTTGGGCGCGCTCAAGCGGCCGTGCGAGGTGACGCTGTTCCTGGACAGCCAGTACGTGCGCAAGGGCATCACCGAGTGGATCCAGGGCTGGAAGAAAAAGGGCTGGCGCACGGCCGCCGGCCAGCCGGTCAAGAACGTGGAGCTGTGGAAGCGGCTGGACGATCTGGTGGCCCAGGGCGGCCATGTGGTCGACTGGCGCTGGGTGAAGGGCCATGCGGGCGACCCGGGCAACGAGCGCGCCGATGCCCTGGCCAACAAAGGGGTGGACAAGGCGCTCGGGCGCGGCTGA
- a CDS encoding thioredoxin family protein → MTYCARHLEQPPAREDVDRLAGATVLEFGTPWCGHCQGAQPLIQAALEGRDDVAHVKVEDGPGQRLGRSFGVKLWPTLVFLRDGKEVDRVVRPQGPEPLQAGLQAITPGA, encoded by the coding sequence ATGACCTATTGCGCCCGCCACCTCGAACAGCCCCCCGCCCGCGAAGACGTGGACCGCCTGGCCGGCGCCACGGTGTTGGAGTTCGGAACGCCCTGGTGCGGCCACTGCCAGGGGGCGCAGCCGCTCATCCAGGCCGCGCTGGAGGGCCGGGACGATGTGGCCCACGTCAAGGTCGAGGACGGACCGGGCCAGCGACTAGGCCGCAGCTTCGGCGTGAAGCTCTGGCCGACCCTCGTCTTCCTGCGCGACGGCAAGGAGGTGGACCGCGTGGTGCGGCCGCAGGGGCCGGAGCCGCTGCAGGCCGGCCTGCAGGCGATCACGCCCGGGGCCTGA